The following are encoded in a window of Callithrix jacchus isolate 240 chromosome 9, calJac240_pri, whole genome shotgun sequence genomic DNA:
- the OR10P1 gene encoding olfactory receptor 10P1: protein MAGVNHTMLPEFLLLGFSDLKALQGPLFWVVLLVYLVTLLSNSLIILLTQVSPALHSPMYFFLRQLSVVELFYTTDIVPRTLANLASPHPQAISFQGCAAQMYIFIVLGISECCLLTAMAYDRYVAICQPLHYSTLLSPQVCMAMVGTSWLTGIITATTHASLIFSLPFPSHPIIPHFLCDILPVLRLASAGKHRSEISVMTATVVFIMVPFSLIVTSYIRILGAILAMASTQSRCKVFSTCSSHLLVVCLFFGTASITYIRPQAGSSVTTDRILSLFYTVITPMLNPIIYTLRNKDVMRALRHLVKRQSPSP from the coding sequence ATGGCTGGAGTAAACCATACTATGCTGCCTGAATTCCTCCTTCTGGGATTCTCTGACCTGAAGGCCCTGCAGGGCCCCCTATTCTGGGTGGTGCTTCTGGTCTACCTAGTCACCTTGCTGAGTAACTCCCTGATCATCCTCCTCACGCAGGTCAGCCCTGCCCTGCACTCCCCCATGTACTTCTTCCTGCGCCAACTCTCAGTGGTGGAGCTCTTCTACACCACCGACATTGTGCCAAGGACCCTGGCCAATCTGGCCTCCCCGCATCCCCAAGCCATCTCCTTCCAGGGCTGTGCAGCCCAGATGTACATCTTCATTGTCCTGGGCATCTCGGAGTGTTGCCTGCTCACGGCCATGGCCTATGACCGATATGTTGCCATCTGCCAGCCCCTGCACTACTCTACCCTCTTGAGCCCACAGGTCTGCATGGCCATGGTGGGCACCTCCTGGCTCACAGGCATCATCACAGCCACCACCCATGCCTCCCTCATCTTTTCTCTGCCCTTCCCCAGCCACCCAATCATCCCACACTTTCTCTGTGACATCCTGCCAGTACTGAGGCTGGCAAGTGCTGGGAAGCACAGGAGCGAGATCTCCGTGATGACAGCCACTGTAGTCTTTATCATGGTCCCCTTCTCTCTGATTGTCACCTCTTACATCCGTATCCTGGGTGCCATTCTAGCAATGGCCTCCACCCAGAGCCGCTGCAAGGTCTTCTCTACCTGCTCCTCCCATCTGCTCGTGGTTTGTCTCTTCTTTGGAACAGCCAGCATCACCTACATCCGGCCCCAGGCAGGCTCCTCTGTCACCACAGACCGCATCCTCAGTCTCTTCTACACGGTCATCACACCCATGCTCAACCCCATCATCTACACCCTTCGGAACAAGGATGTGATGAGGGCCCTGAGACACCTGGTGAAGAGGCAGAGCCCCTCACCTTGA